A single Ziziphus jujuba cultivar Dongzao chromosome 11, ASM3175591v1 DNA region contains:
- the LOC107432752 gene encoding mitochondrial import inner membrane translocase subunit TIM14-2, which yields MASAMMTGVAVAAAAYAGRYGILAWQAFTARPASLRRFYEGGFQPIMNRREAALILGVRERTPTEKIKEAHRRVMVANHPDAGGSHYLASKINEAKDMLLGRSKGSGSAF from the exons ATG GCTTCGGCAATGATGACAGGAGTTGCTGTAGCTGCTGCTGCTTATGCTGGTAGATATGGTATTCTGGCTTGGCAGGCATTCACAGCAAGACCGGCTTCATTACGTAGATTCTATGAAGGTGGTTTTCAACCAATCATGAATCGAAGGGAAGCAGCTCTGATTCTTGGAGTCAG GGAAAGAACTCCAACAGAGAAGATCAAGGAAGCTCATAGAAGGGTGATGGTTGCGAACCATCCTGATGCAGGTGGTAGCCATTACCTTGCATCAAAAATCAATGAAGCTAAAGATATGTTGCTTGGGAGAAGCAAAGGTAGTGGGTCTGCTTTTTGA
- the LOC132800030 gene encoding probable LRR receptor-like serine/threonine-protein kinase At1g07650, with protein sequence MILSSYDAAKNYGNQYGILRRKKDEIVRDLKEKENLMELVDPRLGSDYGQEEEVMVAINVALRCTNLSAANRPSMSSVVSMLEGRVAAQGLIAGSAVSTDDSEALRNLLLEMVEENVSESETLLEGNVLESEISILRQ encoded by the exons ATGATTTTGAGCTCTTATGATGCTGCTAAAAACTATGGAAATCAATATGGAATTTTAAGGCGCAAGAAAGATGAAATT GTACGTGAtctaaaagagaaagagaatttGATGGAGCTAGTAGATCCAAGGTTAGGCTCAGACTATGGCCAAGAAGAAGAGGTGATGGTGGCAATCAATGTGGCTTTACGATGTACCAATTTGTCCGCAGCAAATAGGCCTAGCATGTCTTCGGTGGTGAGCATGCTTGAAGGCAGGGTTGCTGCTCAGGGATTGATCGCAGGTTCAGCTGTTTCAACTGATGATAGCGAAGCATTGAGGAACCTTTTACTGGAGATGGTTGAAGAAAATGTATCAGAAAGCGAGACTCTGCTTGAAGGAAATGTATTGGAGAGCGAGATAAGTATTTTAAGGCAATGA